The following coding sequences lie in one Gemmatimonadota bacterium genomic window:
- a CDS encoding MAPEG family protein, with translation MAVEITAFYAALLVAVLIFLTTRIGVKRAITRISILDGGNREVAVEMRRHGNFVEHVPLLIVLMAIVEINGGSPVFLHVVGITLVICRVAHPIGLRYDHVQTPLRMVGSVGTSLITGALGFMALWQGLNAI, from the coding sequence ATGGCCGTCGAAATCACAGCCTTTTATGCCGCGCTATTGGTTGCAGTGCTTATCTTCCTAACCACACGGATCGGAGTGAAACGGGCGATAACCCGTATTTCCATACTAGACGGCGGAAATAGAGAAGTTGCAGTGGAGATGCGCCGTCACGGAAACTTCGTGGAGCATGTGCCACTGCTAATTGTTCTGATGGCAATTGTCGAGATTAACGGAGGAAGCCCCGTATTCCTGCATGTGGTAGGTATCACGCTGGTTATTTGCCGCGTGGCTCACCCGATTGGCTTGCGTTACGACCACGTTCAGACGCCGCTACGCATGGTCGGCTCCGTCGGAACATCGCTGATCACGGGCGCGCTCGGCTTCATGGCACTATGGCAAGGCCTAAATGCGATCTGA